A single genomic interval of Acidobacteriota bacterium harbors:
- a CDS encoding polysaccharide biosynthesis/export family protein: MQMKSAAIVLAVALAAAPGWTQVPPRPQQAQAQPSAQAQAALQDAKDTLARAYRIGPGDLLEVKVFEVDQLSQTVRVSEDGSLTLPLLGRVVVEGLTQEGVVQKLTGLLSAKYVKNPQVTIFIKEYKNQQVAVIGAVVKAGSYELVGRKNLLQMISMAGGFSESAGNGVLILREGPDGQTKTIAIDLKDLLVNGNQALNLPIEPNDVINVPVDREMKVFVMGRVTRPGAVTAKLSEGVTLLQAIADAGGLAEGAKKGSVTITRTDSAGKEQKIKVNLADILRGRKKDVRLQEGDVVFVPESFW, encoded by the coding sequence ATGCAGATGAAGAGTGCCGCGATCGTCCTGGCCGTCGCGCTCGCCGCGGCGCCCGGATGGACCCAAGTTCCGCCCCGGCCGCAGCAGGCGCAGGCCCAACCCTCAGCCCAGGCCCAGGCGGCCTTGCAGGACGCGAAAGACACCCTGGCCCGGGCCTACCGCATCGGGCCGGGCGACCTGCTCGAGGTCAAGGTCTTCGAGGTCGACCAGCTCAGCCAGACCGTCCGCGTCTCGGAGGACGGCTCGCTGACCCTGCCGCTCCTCGGCCGCGTCGTCGTCGAGGGTTTGACCCAGGAAGGGGTCGTCCAGAAGCTGACCGGCCTGCTCAGCGCCAAGTACGTCAAGAACCCGCAGGTGACGATCTTCATAAAGGAATACAAGAACCAGCAGGTGGCCGTGATCGGGGCGGTGGTCAAGGCCGGCAGCTACGAGCTTGTCGGCCGCAAGAACCTCCTCCAGATGATCTCCATGGCCGGCGGGTTCAGCGAGTCGGCCGGCAACGGGGTCCTCATCCTGCGGGAGGGCCCGGACGGCCAGACGAAGACCATCGCCATCGACCTCAAGGACCTGCTGGTCAACGGCAACCAGGCCCTCAACCTGCCCATCGAGCCGAACGACGTCATCAACGTGCCGGTCGACCGGGAGATGAAGGTCTTCGTCATGGGCCGGGTGACCAGGCCCGGGGCGGTCACGGCCAAGCTGTCCGAGGGCGTCACGCTCCTCCAGGCCATCGCCGACGCGGGCGGGCTGGCCGAGGGGGCGAAGAAGGGATCCGTCACCATCACCCGGACAGACAGCGCCGGCAAGGAGCAGAAGATCAAGGTCAACTTGGCCGATATCCTCAGGGGCCGGAAGAAGGACGTCAGGCTCCAGGAAGGGGATGTCGTGTTCGTGCCGGAGAGCTTTTGGTAG